The following DNA comes from Tunturibacter psychrotolerans.
GACCTGCGAGAGTTGTGGCCGGTTGCTCTACTACGATCCGGCGCGAGACGCTCCGCAACGGAAGACGGTTCCGGTGGAAAGCATCGCAGCATCTATTATTCGGTCTCTTTAGCAAGTAGAAGAAGGAGCATTCGAGGTTCGGTGAAAAGAATTTGCATAGACATGGACGAGGTGATGGCGGATGCGCTCGGCGAGCATCTGCTGCGTTACAACAAGCACTTCGGCGAAAATGTCACACTCAAGGATCTTCAGGGCAAGTGGCTATGGGATGTAGTCTCCACCGATCGTCACGATGTGCTCGACGCGTACCTGCGTTCGGAAGACTTCTTCGAGGTGCTGGCTGTGATGCCTGAGTCTCAGCGCGTCCTGCAACGACTACACATGAACTATGAGGTCTTTATCGCGACCGCAGCGATGGAGGTTCCAACCTCGTTTCAGGCCAAGTATCGCTGGCTGGCGAAGCATTTTCCGTTTATCCCAGCATCGCACATCGTCTATTGCGGCGACAAAAGCATCCTCCGCGCTGACTATTTGATTGACGACAACCCGCGGCAGCTGCGGCGCTTTCAGGGCGAAGGCATCCTCTACAGCTCGCCCCACAATGCCGGGGTGACGGGCTACAAACGCGTCAACGATTGGCTCGATGTGGAGAAGCTGTTTCTGGGCTGAGCGTCGAGAGTGCTCTTTTTAAGCGTAGAGATTCGATTCAAAACGCTGGAAGGCGGCATCGGACCACGCGTGGCTCGACTTGCGCCAGGTATCGCCTTCCTCCGGCATGAAGTTGGGAAAATCCATGCGGCAGTAGCCGCAACGGGCTTCAAAGTCGAAGAGCGCCTGCGCGGTTCCGTCGAGATACAGCGCCGCCTGCAGCCCGTCGCGTGACCACTCCACCGAGGCGATACGCTGTGGCTCAGGACGCTTCAACTCGGCGTCGCTCTTGGCCAGGGCGGCCACGTTGTAGATCAGCATCGCGTCCATAATGCTGTGTTCATGCAGCTCTTGCGATCGGTCGCACGCATAGAAATATCCAGCGACGCCTTCATCTTCAAAGACCACGGTCCAGGGAACGATGGGCGAGTTGACGGAGAGAAAAGCAAGGCCAGGGGTGAAAGAAAGCGACTGCATATCTCTCACGATACACTCGAAGAGGCGGCCACTGAATGTCTTCGGCCGTGTAAGTTGAGCGACAAAGTGGACTCCAGTTGCAGCCGGAAAGCCGGATGCGAGATCAGATTAAAGGAAAGATAAAGGCCGGCCTACCTCACGATGGGAATGAAGCTCCCCCGCATTAAGTTCGGACGACCGCAGCAGATGGCTGGGCTGCTCCTGCTGGTTTTTCTAGCGGAGTGCCTCTGGGTCGTGAGCCGGCAGCATCTGTCGCAGCAGGACTATCGCTATGCCGAGTGTGGGCGCGAGATGTGGGAGCGGCCTTCGCCGCTGGCCGGTTACTTCACCACTTGCGGCAATCTCAACGGCGACGGAACCTTTGCCTATCGCGTTGCAGGGTTACCCCTGACTGTGCAGCGCCTGGTGATGCTCGGTGCGGACAAACTTCGCAAACCTGAGAACCGGCTCTATGCGCAGGGTTCGCTCAACGGTTCGACGTGGGAGGCGCGCCACGAACTCTTCAGCGTGAAATACCTTCTACATCTCCCGTTCATCTTCTTTGCGATCTGGCTCGGGGGCGGCCTGTGGTGGGTCTGTCGGCGGCTTTTCGGAAATGAAGGTGGATTCTTCGCCCTGGGGCTCTACTGTTTTTGCCCTGCCATTGTTCGATCCGCGGTCACGCCCAACAATGAGGTCCTAGCGATGTGGGGGCTCTACGGGTTGGTGTACACCGCCATGGGCGTCGCTCACGCTATGCAGGGGCCACGACGCAAATGGCGGCCACGAATCGCGCTGCTTACTCTTTCGCTGGGGCTTACTGCGGCGGCACATCTGCTTGCGGCAATTATCGGCTTTGTGATGGCGGTGGTGTGGATGATGTACCTGGCGCAGCGCCGGCGCAGCTACGTCATGCAGATCCTCGTCTTCTCCGCTATCGGAGCTCTGGCCATTCTTTTTGCCTCTTATGCTTTCCGCGTGGCGCCCTTCAGCTATGTCTTCACTGGCGGCGGAGCGCGTTTCTGGTTCGCGCTTGATGGCACACGGAGATTTTTTCTCAATACAACGAATGCACCCATCGTTGTTGCGACGCTTGTAGCGTTGCTGCTCTATGTTTTCACCCGGCGCTGTCGCTACTTCGGCAACACCGCACCGCTGATCATGGTTCTGCTGCTCTTCCCGCTGCTAACCACGCAGACGGTATCACAGCCGTGGGTTTGGGCACTTCCGTTCCTATTCACTTTTGTAGGCGGGGTCTTCGCAGACGTGCTCGAGATGCGTCAACGCAAGATGTTCCTCGCACTGTCAGGCACGATCCTTCTCCTGCAGGCCGTTCTTTGCCTGTCATTGCTGCCGGAGATTGCGCGGTAGGTTCATACGCGTACGGGCAACTGTATCTGGGTTGCCAATGTCCTAGTCGCGGAGATTTACGCCGAATTTTCAAGAAATACCGCATAATAGGTCGGCACGCTCATAAAATTGTTGTGTCCTGAAGGATGGTCCCGTCCGTAATGATCAAAGTCTCTCTTCGCTCCGCCGGTACCATGTCTGCCCTTATCGTTTTGCTGCTTGTGAGCGGATGCCACCGCCATCGCAAGTCCAAGTCTCAGCCCAATACGACGGCGTACGCGGACAAGCTGCATGAGATGGTCGAGAAAAAAGTACTGCCGCCCGAGAAGGTCGATACCACCAAGGTCCCAAATCTGCGTTGGCCCAACTTC
Coding sequences within:
- a CDS encoding 5' nucleotidase, NT5C type, which gives rise to MDEVMADALGEHLLRYNKHFGENVTLKDLQGKWLWDVVSTDRHDVLDAYLRSEDFFEVLAVMPESQRVLQRLHMNYEVFIATAAMEVPTSFQAKYRWLAKHFPFIPASHIVYCGDKSILRADYLIDDNPRQLRRFQGEGILYSSPHNAGVTGYKRVNDWLDVEKLFLG
- a CDS encoding DUF2251 domain-containing protein, which produces MQSLSFTPGLAFLSVNSPIVPWTVVFEDEGVAGYFYACDRSQELHEHSIMDAMLIYNVAALAKSDAELKRPEPQRIASVEWSRDGLQAALYLDGTAQALFDFEARCGYCRMDFPNFMPEEGDTWRKSSHAWSDAAFQRFESNLYA